The following are encoded in a window of Clarias gariepinus isolate MV-2021 ecotype Netherlands chromosome 8, CGAR_prim_01v2, whole genome shotgun sequence genomic DNA:
- the agpat5 gene encoding 1-acyl-sn-glycerol-3-phosphate acyltransferase epsilon, producing the protein MLLSLIMHTYSLRYCIPAAVMLGTAPMYLLSWGVWRFLSAGLPSRLYHTVDDHLYTVYQSMVLFFFENYTGVEIIIYGDIPKEKENVVYLSNHQSTADWIIADMLAIRQNALGHVRYVLKDGLKWLPLYGWYFSQHGGVYVKRSAKFNENAMRRKLRSQADLGAPMYLVIFPEGTRYNPEFKDVIKASQAFAAKEGLSVLKHILTPRMKAAHVAIDSMKNHLDAVYDVTVAYEGTLSADGKRHPAPSMPEFLCKECPRVHIYFERLDMREIPPEPSYFRRWLHDRFEIKDKLLTSFYESEKPDEKCKFPGEGRRSELGLKKTLPSLLILSGLTLPVLLTESGRKLYVKTWICGTLLGWLWVHIQP; encoded by the exons ATGCTGCTGTCGCTGATTATGCACACGTACTCTCTGCGCTACTGCATCCCTGCCGCGGTCATGCTCGGCACTGCGCCCATGTACCTGCTCTCCTGGGGCGTGTGGCGCTTCCTGTCCGCTGGACTGCCCTCCAGACTCTACCACACCGTGGACGATCACCTGTACACAGTCTACCAGAGCATGGTACTGTTCTTCTTCGAGAACTACACCGGGGTGGAG ATTATTATTTATGGAGACATACCAAAGGAGAAGGAGAATGTCGTCTATCTCTCCAACCATCAATCCACAG CTGATTGGATCATCGCTGACATGCTAGCAATTCGCCAAAATGCGCTCGGCCATGTGAGATACGTGTTAAAAGATGGTCTGAAGTGGCTCCCGTTGTACGGCTGGTATTTCTCCCAG cACGGCGGGGTATACGTCAAACGAAGCGCCAAGTTTAACGAAAATGCCATGAGAAGGAAACTCCGCTCTCAGGCGGACTTAGGAGCACCA ATGTATCTTGTCATATTCCCTGAGGGAACGCGCTACAACCCAGAATTTAAGGATGTGATTAAGGCCAGTCAGGCTTTTGCTGCAAAAGAAG GGCTTTCTGTACTAAAACACATCTTGACGCCAAGAATGAAAGCAGCACATGTAGCAATAGATTCCATGAAGAACCACCTGGATGCTGTTTACGATGTCACCGTGGCTTACGAAGGCACACTGAGTGCAGACGGGAAAAGACACCCTGCTCCGTCAATGCCAG AGTTCCTTTGTAAAGAGTGTCCCAGAGTGCACATCTACTTTGAGCGGCTGGACATGAGGGAGATTCCTCCAGAGCCGAGCTATTTCCGCAGATGGCTTCATGACAGATTTGAGATTAAGGATAA gttgCTGACTTCTTTTTATGAGTCTGAGAAGCCTGATGAAAAGTGCAAGTTTCCAGGAGAAGGTCGAAGGTCGGAACTCGGCCTTAAAAAGACGCTGCCTTCACTGCTGATTTTAAGCGGCCTCACTTTGCCAGTGCTGCTAACCGAGTCAGGTAGAAAACTCTATGTGAAAACATGGATCTGTGGGACTCTCTTGGGATGGCTGTGGGTTCATATACAACCATGA